The Clupea harengus unplaced genomic scaffold, Ch_v2.0.2, whole genome shotgun sequence genome includes a window with the following:
- the xbp1 gene encoding LOW QUALITY PROTEIN: X-box-binding protein 1 (The sequence of the model RefSeq protein was modified relative to this genomic sequence to represent the inferred CDS: deleted 2 bases in 1 codon; substituted 1 base at 1 genomic stop codon) yields MVVVTAGVGGAHKVLLISGKQNVSSTATQGGYSRSISVVLPSLGSPVSSDSDSNSNSSGPPLRKRQRLTHLSPDEKALRRKLKNRVAAQTARDRKKAKMGELEQQVLELELENQQLHIENQLLREKTSDLITENEELRQRLGLDTLEEVEKVQVLESSVNSIGLGIGSSESAAXATCTSAEGADPAILQSNEFAMDTGSPSSSDSESDILLGILDILDPDLFLKAGLAEPQEDQLVLSGGDEVSVCPTASPALGAAPVKLEAANELIHFDHIYTKPVEEVVCVEQESEQELKLEDQDQQQEEMKEEDDDDDEEEEEQEEEEAFSPAQEEVEVEVEDVSVKDEPEEVLIPEVSTGVLDGFLSPHSPSLAGYGKTPYLTDAYSDSGYERSPSPFSNMSSPLCSESSWDDVFANELFPQLISV; encoded by the exons ATGGTTGTTGTGACAGCAGGGGTTGGGGGCGCCCACAAAGTCCTCTTAATATCTGGAAAACAAAATGTCTCATCTACAGCAACACAGGGAGGCTACAGCCGGTCAATATCGGTTGTTCTCCCTTCATTAGGAAGCCCAGTCTCgtcagattcagattcaaattcaaattcatctGGACCACCTCTTCGGAAAAGACAGCGACTCACACACTTGAGCCCTGACGAAAAGGCACTTCGGAG GAAACTTAAGAACAGAGTTGCTGCTCAGAcagcaagagacagaaaaaaggccAAAATGGGAGAGTTGGAACAGCAGGTTTTGGAGTTGGAGCTTGAG AATCAGCAACTCCACATCGAAAACCAGCTGTTGCGAGAGAAGACAAGTGACCTCATTACTGAGAATGAGGAGCTAAGACAGAGATTGGGTTTAGATACCCTGGAAGAAGTGGAGAAG GTTCAAGTACTAGAATCCAGTGTGAACTCCATTGGTTTGGGGATCGGGTCTTCTGAGTCCGCAGCA TAGGCTACGTGTACCTCCGCAGAAGGTGCAGACCCAGCAATCCTCCAATCCAACGAGTTCGCCATGGATACTGGCAGTCCTAGCTCTTCAGACTCTGAG TCTGATATCTTGCTTGGCATCCTGGACATCCTCGACCCAGATCTCTTCCTCAAGGCCGGCTTGGCGGAGCCCCAGGAGGACCAGCTTGTGCTCTCTGGAGGTGACGAAGTTTCAGTATGCCCCACCGCATCTCCAGCTCTGGGGGCCGCACCAGTTAAGCTGGAAGCCGCTAATGAACTGATCCACTTTGACCACATCTACACCAAACCCGTAGAGGAGGTGGTGTGCGTGGAGCAGGAGAGTGAGCAGGAGCTGAAGCTGGAGGATCAAgatcagcagcaggaggagatgaaggaagaggatgatgatgatgatgaggaggaggaggagcaggaggaggaagaggccttCTCCCCGGCccaagaggaggtggaggtggaagtGGAGGACGTCTCGGTGAAAGACGAGCCCGAGGAGGTGCTCATTCCCGAGGTGTCCACCGGGGTGTTGGACGGCTTCCTCTCCCCGCACTCCCCCTCCTTGGCTGGCTACGGGAAGACGCCCTACCTGACAGACGCATACAGTGACTCTGGATACGAGAGGTCCCCCTCCCCTTTCAGCAACATGTCCTCCCCTCTGTGTTCTGAGAGCTCATGGGACGACGTGTTCGCCAATGAACTTTTCCCCCAATTGATCAGTGTCTGA